In Rhodoferax koreense, a genomic segment contains:
- the ppc gene encoding phosphoenolpyruvate carboxylase, giving the protein MRSAFHLLGRRCAGRRRSRSTPALQPSQEASRMTTADQDSGAKRAPNSPSGTSTNANAASPARPGARAKDNERPLVEDIRLLGRILGDVIREQEGVAAFELIEQVRKLSVAFRRDADAEADKALKKLLKGLSGDQTVSVIRAFTYFSHLANLAEDRHHIRRRAVHERAGDTQEGSIEVALARLRWAGISPKTIAQTLAHSYVAPVLTAHPTEVQRKSILDAERDIAQLLVTRDEIKTRAALSGGGKDAVTPRELAANEAQLRARVMQLWQTRLLRMSKLTVIDEIENALSYYESTFLREIPRLYADLERELGNQPVHSFLRMGQWIGGDRDGNPNVSAQTLEYALRRQSEMALRHYLTEVHYLGGELSLSGGLVGMSAELVALAKSSPDTNVHRQDEPYRLALTGMYARLAATLKDLTGGDAARHAVAPQNAYLLAEDFLADLRTIEASLVANHGAPLAAARLHPLIRAVEVFGFHLATVDLRQSSDKHEEVVAELLAVARVESSYSALDEMAKRELLLRLLNDARPLRVVGAAYSDHTQHEIAIFETARTVRARYGAQAIRHYIISHTETVSDLLEVLLLQKEVGLMHGTLDQKATNDLIVVPLFETIEDLRNAAPIMREFYALPGIAKLVQRSGAEQDIMLGYSDSNKDGGIFTSNWELYRAEIALVDLFDELANSHNITLRMFHGRGGTVGRGGGPSYQAILAQPPGTVRGQIRLTEQGEVIGSKYANPEIGRRNLETLVAATLEATLLQPTKPATPAFLKAAAALSDASMAAYRALVYETPGFTSYFFDSTPIREIAELNIGSRPASRKATQRIEDLRAIPWGFSWGQCRLALPGWFGFGSAVEALLNENGPSGRKEALAVLQKMYRQWPFFSTLLSNMDMVLAKSDLALASRYAELVADARQRKKIFQAIEAEWHRTANALVLITGEKQRLSGNAALQRSIRHRFPYIDPLHHLQIELVRRYRAGQGDQRVQTGIHISINGIAAGLRNTG; this is encoded by the coding sequence ATGCGGTCTGCCTTCCACCTGCTTGGCCGCCGGTGCGCCGGACGGCGCCGCAGCAGGTCCACCCCAGCCCTTCAGCCTTCCCAGGAAGCTTCCCGCATGACCACGGCAGACCAGGACAGCGGCGCCAAGCGCGCGCCCAATTCTCCCTCCGGCACTTCCACCAACGCCAATGCCGCCTCGCCGGCCCGGCCCGGCGCCCGCGCCAAGGACAACGAGCGCCCGCTGGTCGAAGACATCCGCCTGCTCGGCCGCATTCTCGGCGACGTGATCCGCGAGCAGGAAGGCGTGGCCGCGTTCGAGTTGATCGAGCAGGTGCGCAAGCTGTCGGTGGCGTTCCGCCGGGACGCGGATGCCGAGGCCGACAAGGCCTTGAAGAAGCTGCTCAAGGGCCTGTCGGGCGACCAGACGGTGAGCGTGATCCGCGCCTTCACCTATTTCAGCCACCTGGCCAACCTGGCGGAGGATCGGCATCACATCCGCCGCCGTGCGGTCCACGAACGCGCCGGCGACACGCAGGAAGGCAGCATCGAGGTGGCGCTGGCGCGGCTGCGTTGGGCCGGCATCTCGCCCAAGACGATCGCCCAGACGCTGGCCCACAGCTATGTGGCGCCGGTGCTCACCGCGCACCCGACCGAGGTGCAGCGCAAGAGCATCCTCGATGCCGAACGCGACATCGCCCAACTGCTGGTGACGCGCGACGAGATCAAGACCCGCGCCGCGCTCTCCGGTGGCGGCAAGGACGCCGTCACGCCGCGCGAACTGGCGGCCAACGAGGCGCAACTGCGGGCGCGCGTGATGCAGCTCTGGCAGACCCGACTCCTGCGCATGTCCAAGCTCACCGTGATCGACGAAATCGAAAACGCGCTGAGCTACTACGAATCCACCTTCCTGCGCGAGATTCCCAGGCTGTATGCCGACCTCGAGCGCGAGCTGGGCAACCAGCCGGTGCACAGCTTCCTGCGCATGGGCCAGTGGATCGGCGGCGACCGCGACGGCAACCCCAACGTGAGCGCGCAGACCCTCGAATACGCGTTGCGCCGCCAGTCCGAGATGGCGCTGCGCCACTACCTCACCGAGGTGCATTACCTCGGCGGCGAGTTGTCGCTGTCGGGTGGCCTGGTGGGCATGTCGGCGGAACTGGTCGCACTCGCGAAGAGTTCGCCCGACACCAACGTGCACCGCCAGGACGAGCCCTATCGCCTGGCCCTGACCGGCATGTACGCACGCCTGGCCGCCACGCTCAAGGACCTGACCGGCGGCGATGCCGCGCGCCATGCGGTGGCGCCGCAGAACGCCTACCTGCTGGCCGAGGATTTCCTGGCCGACCTGCGCACCATCGAAGCCTCGCTGGTGGCCAACCACGGCGCGCCGCTGGCCGCGGCCCGCCTGCATCCGCTGATCCGCGCGGTCGAAGTGTTCGGCTTCCACCTGGCCACGGTCGACCTGCGCCAGAGTTCGGACAAGCACGAGGAAGTGGTGGCCGAACTGCTGGCGGTGGCACGCGTGGAATCCAGTTATTCCGCGCTCGACGAAATGGCCAAGCGCGAACTGCTGCTGCGCCTGTTGAACGACGCGCGGCCGCTGCGCGTGGTCGGGGCGGCCTATTCGGACCACACGCAACACGAAATCGCCATCTTCGAGACAGCCCGCACCGTGCGGGCGCGCTACGGCGCGCAGGCGATCCGCCACTACATCATCAGCCACACCGAGACGGTGAGCGACCTGCTGGAAGTGCTGCTGCTGCAGAAGGAAGTCGGCCTGATGCACGGCACGCTGGACCAGAAGGCAACGAACGACCTGATCGTCGTGCCGCTGTTCGAAACCATCGAAGACCTGCGCAATGCCGCGCCGATCATGCGCGAGTTCTATGCCTTGCCCGGCATCGCCAAACTGGTGCAGCGCAGCGGCGCCGAGCAGGACATCATGCTGGGCTATTCCGACAGCAACAAGGACGGCGGCATCTTCACCAGCAACTGGGAGCTGTACCGCGCCGAGATCGCGCTGGTCGACCTGTTCGACGAGTTGGCCAACAGCCATAACATCACGCTGCGCATGTTCCACGGCCGCGGCGGCACGGTGGGCCGCGGCGGCGGCCCGAGCTACCAGGCCATCCTGGCCCAGCCGCCGGGCACGGTGCGCGGCCAGATCCGGCTCACCGAGCAGGGCGAAGTCATCGGCTCCAAATACGCCAACCCGGAGATCGGCCGGCGCAACCTGGAAACCCTGGTGGCGGCCACGCTGGAGGCCACGCTGCTGCAGCCGACCAAGCCCGCGACGCCGGCTTTCCTGAAGGCGGCGGCCGCACTGTCGGACGCCAGCATGGCGGCTTACCGCGCGCTGGTCTATGAGACGCCCGGCTTCACCTCGTATTTCTTCGATTCCACACCGATACGGGAAATCGCCGAACTCAACATCGGCTCGCGCCCGGCCTCACGCAAGGCCACGCAGCGCATCGAGGACTTGCGCGCGATTCCCTGGGGCTTCAGCTGGGGCCAGTGCCGTCTGGCATTGCCGGGCTGGTTCGGCTTCGGTTCCGCCGTGGAAGCCTTGCTCAACGAAAATGGCCCCTCGGGCAGGAAGGAAGCGCTGGCCGTGCTACAAAAAATGTACCGCCAGTGGCCATTCTTCAGCACCTTGCTGAGCAACATGGACATGGTGCTGGCCAAGAGCGACCTGGCCCTGGCCTCGCGTTATGCCGAACTCGTGGCCGATGCGCGCCAGCGCAAGAAGATCTTCCAGGCGATCGAGGCCGAATGGCACCGCACGGCGAATGCGCTGGTGCTGATCACCGGCGAAAAACAACGGCTGTCGGGCAATGCGGCGCTGCAGCGCTCGATCCGCCATCGCTTCCCCTACATCGATCCGCTGCACCACCTGCAGATCGAACTGGTGCGGCGTTACCGCGCGGGGCAGGGCGACCAGCGGGTGCAGACCGGCATCCACATCTCTATCAACGGCATCGCCGCCGGCCTGCGCAACACGGGCTGA
- the hemC gene encoding hydroxymethylbilane synthase translates to MSSSPSLRIVIATRESRLALWQAEHVRSLLAKLGHQVELLGMTTRGDQILDRSLSKVGGKGLFVKELEVALEEGRADIAVHSLKDVPMDLPEGFVLACVMEREDPRDAFVSNRYATLAAVPDGGVIGTSSLRRTVLLRALRPDLRIEPLRGNLDTRLRKLDEGQYDGIVLAAAGLIRLGLAERIRAVFDPVAMRPAAGQGALGIEVRADRQDLIEALAPLAHAPTWQAVTAERAVSRGMGGSCSMPLAAFAQWDGTALQLDAAWGATEGPGPLVMATGRATVTNVADADALGQEVVARLRAGGAH, encoded by the coding sequence TTGAGTTCATCCCCCTCTCTGCGCATCGTCATCGCCACCCGCGAAAGCCGGTTGGCCCTGTGGCAGGCCGAACACGTGCGATCCCTGCTCGCCAAGCTGGGCCACCAGGTCGAACTGCTGGGCATGACCACGCGCGGCGACCAGATCCTGGACCGCTCGCTGAGCAAGGTCGGCGGCAAGGGCCTGTTCGTGAAGGAGCTCGAAGTCGCGCTGGAGGAAGGCCGCGCCGACATCGCCGTGCATTCGCTGAAGGATGTGCCGATGGACCTGCCCGAAGGTTTCGTGCTGGCCTGCGTGATGGAGCGCGAAGACCCGCGCGACGCCTTCGTCTCCAACCGGTATGCGACGCTCGCGGCCGTTCCCGACGGCGGCGTGATCGGCACCTCGAGCCTGCGCCGCACCGTGCTGCTGCGCGCGCTGCGGCCCGACCTGCGCATCGAACCGCTGCGCGGCAACCTCGACACGCGGCTGCGCAAACTCGACGAAGGCCAGTACGACGGCATCGTGCTCGCCGCCGCCGGGCTGATCCGCCTGGGACTGGCCGAACGCATCCGCGCCGTCTTCGATCCGGTGGCCATGCGGCCGGCCGCCGGCCAGGGCGCCCTCGGCATCGAGGTGCGCGCCGACCGGCAGGACCTGATCGAGGCGCTCGCGCCCCTGGCCCACGCGCCGACCTGGCAGGCCGTGACGGCCGAACGCGCCGTGAGCCGCGGCATGGGCGGCAGCTGCTCGATGCCGCTGGCGGCGTTCGCGCAATGGGACGGCACCGCGCTGCAGCTCGATGCGGCCTGGGGCGCCACCGAAGGCCCGGGCCCGTTGGTGATGGCCACGGGGCGCGCCACCGTCACCAACGTGGCGGATGCGGATGCGCTCGGCCAGGAGGTCGTGGCCCGGCTGCGCGCAGGCGGCGCGCACTGA
- a CDS encoding Rne/Rng family ribonuclease, whose amino-acid sequence MKRMLINATQAEERRLAIVDGQKLLDYEIEIEGREQRKGNIYKAVVTRVEPSLEACFVDYGEDRHGFLPFKEISKQYFTQGVPVNQARISDVIREGQELLVQVEKEERGNKGAALTTFVSLAGRYVVLMPNNPRGGGVSRRIEGDDRAELKEAMDQLEYPNGMSIIARTAGIGRSAPELQWDLNYLLKLWSAIDGAGKGGKGAFLIYQESSLVIRAIRDYFNHDIGDILIDTDDVYEQAQQFMAHVMPEHAARVKRYRDDAPLFSRFQIEHQIESAYARTVQLPSGGAIVIDHTEALVSVDVNSARSIRGGDIEETATRTNLEAAEEVARQMRLRDLGGLIVIDFIDMEESRNRRDVENRLRDALRQDRARVQFGTISKFGLMEMSRQRLRPALSEGASIPCPRCGGSGHIRDTESSALQILRIIQEESLKDNTASVLCQVPVDVASFLLNEKRTEIAKIELKQRINVLMVPNKTLETPNYKLERLKHDDPRLDHIEASYKMADEIDDATSVTRRSQEPTNKQTPVIKGVLPDAPAPVAVPKPVAEVAAPAPAPVVAPPAPAPAETGFFGWIKGLFGVKPAPAPAPVVAAPPAPAAKTEEKREGRDGRGNREGGREGGAGRSRGGRGGREEVEGRGGRGGRGGAPRDGESRELREPREPREPREGQERGAARNGAERPPRGDRPERGERGERNERPAPVAGEEGQTGRGGRGRGERRPRQDAETANLAPEALAQGQAGQDAAAASVEGASQEARPERAPRQPGERGERPEGRERGERGGRGGRGSRGERGPREEGQPGRERNEARTDGGQELSAEAPAAAERVDAEPAARPERPSYFAVAAASTAAAPSAQPEAAVNAADGGERVETAEGAEPQRREKRSRDRYGRDRKDRAPREGADAEGASAPAAFVPNEVALAAEPAAPVAAPAPVQAAPVAASAPAPAPVAAPVATPAPAVAASSLPKAQAFVLPLVELAEVAQSSGLQWVGTDAERAAAVQAAIAAEPKPVHVPRERPPAIVVQNEPLVMVETKRNLSDMQLPF is encoded by the coding sequence ATGAAACGGATGCTGATTAATGCCACGCAGGCCGAAGAACGCCGGCTGGCCATCGTCGACGGGCAGAAACTGCTCGACTACGAGATCGAGATCGAAGGGCGCGAACAGCGCAAGGGCAACATCTACAAGGCGGTCGTGACCCGCGTCGAGCCATCGCTCGAAGCCTGTTTCGTCGACTACGGCGAAGACCGCCACGGCTTCCTGCCGTTCAAGGAAATCTCCAAGCAATACTTCACGCAGGGCGTGCCGGTCAACCAGGCCCGCATCAGCGACGTGATCCGCGAAGGCCAGGAGCTGCTGGTCCAGGTCGAGAAGGAAGAACGCGGCAACAAGGGCGCGGCCCTCACCACCTTCGTGTCGCTCGCCGGCCGCTACGTGGTGCTGATGCCGAACAACCCGCGCGGCGGCGGCGTGTCGCGCCGCATCGAAGGCGACGACCGGGCCGAGCTCAAGGAAGCGATGGACCAGCTCGAATACCCGAACGGGATGAGCATCATCGCGCGCACCGCCGGCATCGGCCGCAGCGCGCCCGAACTCCAGTGGGACCTGAACTACCTGCTCAAGCTGTGGAGCGCCATCGACGGTGCCGGCAAGGGCGGCAAGGGCGCTTTCCTGATCTACCAGGAATCGAGCCTGGTGATCCGCGCCATCCGCGACTACTTCAACCACGACATCGGCGACATCCTGATCGACACCGACGACGTGTACGAGCAGGCCCAGCAGTTCATGGCCCACGTCATGCCCGAGCACGCCGCCCGTGTGAAGCGCTACCGCGACGACGCGCCGCTGTTCAGCCGCTTCCAGATCGAGCACCAGATCGAGTCGGCCTACGCGCGCACCGTGCAGCTGCCTTCGGGTGGCGCCATCGTGATCGACCACACCGAAGCCCTGGTGTCGGTGGACGTGAACTCCGCCCGGTCCATCCGCGGCGGCGACATCGAGGAAACCGCCACCCGCACCAACCTGGAGGCCGCCGAGGAAGTGGCCCGCCAGATGCGCCTGCGCGACCTGGGCGGCCTGATCGTCATCGACTTCATCGACATGGAAGAGTCGCGCAACCGCCGCGACGTGGAAAACCGCCTGCGCGACGCGCTGCGCCAGGACCGCGCCCGCGTGCAGTTCGGCACCATCAGCAAGTTCGGCCTCATGGAAATGAGCCGGCAACGGCTTCGGCCTGCGTTGTCGGAAGGCGCCTCGATCCCTTGCCCGCGTTGCGGCGGCTCCGGCCACATCCGCGACACGGAAAGCTCCGCGCTGCAGATCCTGCGCATCATCCAGGAGGAATCGCTGAAGGACAACACGGCCTCCGTGCTGTGCCAGGTGCCGGTCGACGTGGCCTCGTTCCTGCTCAACGAGAAGCGCACCGAGATCGCCAAGATCGAGCTCAAGCAGCGCATCAATGTGCTGATGGTGCCCAACAAGACGCTGGAGACGCCGAACTACAAGCTCGAACGCCTGAAGCACGACGATCCACGCCTGGACCACATCGAGGCCAGCTACAAGATGGCCGACGAGATCGACGACGCCACCTCGGTGACGCGCCGCTCGCAGGAGCCGACCAACAAGCAGACGCCGGTGATCAAGGGCGTGTTGCCCGACGCACCCGCGCCGGTGGCCGTGCCCAAGCCCGTGGCGGAAGTGGCCGCGCCGGCACCTGCGCCGGTGGTCGCCCCACCCGCGCCAGCGCCTGCGGAAACCGGCTTCTTCGGCTGGATCAAGGGTCTGTTCGGCGTGAAGCCGGCACCGGCGCCGGCCCCTGTGGTCGCGGCACCGCCCGCACCGGCGGCGAAGACCGAAGAAAAACGCGAAGGCCGTGATGGCCGCGGCAACCGCGAAGGCGGCCGTGAAGGGGGCGCTGGCCGTAGCCGTGGTGGCCGAGGTGGCCGCGAGGAAGTCGAAGGCCGCGGCGGTCGCGGTGGACGCGGTGGCGCGCCGCGCGACGGCGAAAGCCGTGAACTGCGCGAACCGCGTGAACCACGCGAGCCCCGTGAAGGCCAGGAACGCGGCGCCGCACGCAACGGCGCCGAGCGCCCGCCGCGCGGCGATCGTCCGGAACGCGGCGAACGTGGTGAACGCAACGAACGCCCCGCACCAGTCGCCGGTGAAGAAGGCCAGACCGGCCGCGGTGGCCGCGGACGCGGTGAACGCCGCCCACGCCAGGACGCGGAAACCGCGAACCTCGCACCCGAAGCGCTGGCCCAGGGGCAGGCAGGCCAGGATGCGGCGGCCGCATCGGTCGAAGGCGCCAGCCAGGAAGCACGTCCTGAACGCGCGCCACGCCAGCCTGGCGAACGTGGTGAACGTCCCGAAGGCCGTGAACGCGGCGAGCGTGGCGGAAGAGGCGGTCGCGGCAGCCGTGGCGAACGTGGTCCGCGCGAAGAGGGGCAGCCCGGCCGCGAGCGCAACGAAGCCCGCACCGACGGTGGCCAGGAACTGTCGGCCGAGGCACCAGCCGCCGCCGAACGCGTGGACGCCGAACCGGCCGCACGTCCGGAGCGTCCGTCCTACTTCGCGGTGGCCGCGGCATCGACCGCAGCAGCCCCCTCGGCCCAGCCCGAGGCGGCCGTGAATGCCGCCGACGGCGGTGAGCGCGTCGAAACGGCGGAAGGCGCCGAGCCGCAACGCCGCGAGAAACGCTCGCGTGACCGTTACGGCCGCGACCGCAAGGACCGCGCACCGCGTGAAGGCGCCGATGCCGAGGGCGCCAGTGCGCCTGCGGCCTTCGTGCCGAACGAGGTGGCGCTGGCGGCCGAACCGGCTGCGCCCGTCGCTGCGCCGGCACCGGTCCAGGCCGCACCCGTGGCCGCTTCCGCACCTGCACCCGCACCCGTTGCGGCACCGGTGGCGACGCCGGCGCCGGCTGTTGCCGCGTCGTCGCTGCCCAAGGCCCAGGCCTTCGTGCTGCCGCTGGTCGAACTCGCCGAAGTGGCGCAAAGCTCCGGCCTGCAATGGGTTGGCACCGATGCCGAACGCGCCGCCGCCGTCCAGGCCGCGATTGCTGCCGAGCCCAAGCCGGTCCACGTCCCGCGCGAACGCCCACCGGCGATCGTGGTGCAGAACGAGCCGCTGGTGATGGTCGAGACCAAGCGCAACCTGAGCGACATGCAACTGCCGTTCTGA
- a CDS encoding heme biosynthesis protein HemY codes for MRAIAWLLALFAAAVAVALFAGDNQGTVTLFWPPYRVDLSLNLVLLLLVGSFVVLHLALRALAALFSMPQQARRWRVQQRERAMHASLLDALSHLLAGRFLRARKAAEAALGQEQALTASGHHLAHADKLRAMSHLVTAESAQALQDRATRDEHLLLAIDNTAQRDAQETREGVQLRAARWALSDRDAHAALQWLDALPQGAARRTLALRARLKAARLARQTMNALETARLLAKHRAFSQDGAQSLLRNLAMELINDAHDPAQLQRAWGQLDSAERQMPEVAIHAAQRLAALQGDVAQARQWLLPIWERRMAQPEAWSESQSIKLIRALEAGFAASEDPIDLPWLHRIEAAQQRHGRDANLQYLAGMACLRHQLWGKAQQLLTQSVQNLQDTGLQRSAWRALATLAEQREDEAAAREAYKRAATV; via the coding sequence ATGAGAGCGATTGCCTGGCTACTGGCCCTGTTCGCCGCGGCGGTTGCCGTGGCGCTTTTTGCCGGCGACAACCAGGGCACGGTGACGCTGTTCTGGCCGCCCTACCGCGTTGACCTGTCGCTGAACCTCGTGTTGCTGCTGCTGGTCGGCAGCTTCGTCGTGCTGCACCTGGCGCTGCGCGCCCTGGCTGCGCTGTTCTCCATGCCGCAGCAGGCCCGGCGCTGGCGCGTGCAGCAGCGCGAGCGCGCCATGCACGCCTCGCTGCTGGACGCACTGTCGCACCTGCTGGCAGGCCGTTTCCTGCGCGCGCGCAAGGCCGCCGAGGCCGCGCTCGGCCAGGAACAGGCCCTGACCGCCAGCGGCCACCATCTGGCCCATGCCGACAAGCTGCGCGCCATGTCGCACCTGGTCACCGCCGAAAGCGCCCAGGCGCTGCAGGACCGCGCGACGCGCGACGAGCATTTGCTGCTGGCCATCGACAACACCGCCCAGCGCGACGCCCAGGAAACCCGCGAAGGCGTGCAGTTGCGTGCCGCGCGCTGGGCCCTCAGCGACCGCGATGCCCATGCCGCGCTGCAGTGGCTCGACGCCCTGCCCCAGGGCGCGGCCCGGCGCACGCTGGCACTGCGTGCCCGGCTCAAGGCCGCCCGGCTGGCGCGCCAGACCATGAATGCCCTGGAAACCGCGCGCCTGCTGGCCAAGCACCGCGCGTTCTCGCAGGACGGCGCCCAGAGCCTGCTGCGCAACCTGGCAATGGAGCTCATCAACGACGCGCATGACCCCGCGCAACTGCAGCGAGCCTGGGGCCAGCTCGACAGCGCCGAGCGCCAGATGCCGGAGGTCGCAATCCACGCCGCGCAGCGCCTGGCCGCGCTGCAAGGCGACGTCGCCCAGGCGCGCCAGTGGCTGCTGCCGATCTGGGAGCGGCGCATGGCCCAGCCGGAAGCCTGGAGCGAGAGCCAGTCGATCAAGCTGATTCGCGCGCTGGAAGCCGGTTTCGCTGCCTCCGAGGACCCGATCGACCTGCCCTGGCTGCACCGCATCGAAGCCGCCCAGCAACGCCATGGCCGCGATGCCAATTTGCAGTACCTGGCCGGCATGGCGTGCCTGCGCCACCAGCTCTGGGGCAAAGCCCAGCAGTTGCTCACGCAGTCGGTGCAGAACCTGCAGGACACGGGGCTGCAGCGCAGCGCCTGGCGTGCGCTGGCGACACTGGCCGAACAACGCGAGGATGAGGCGGCGGCGCGCGAGGCCTACAAGCGGGCTGCGACGGTCTGA
- a CDS encoding uroporphyrinogen-III C-methyltransferase, with translation MNAEFPIEPAAAPAAAASAPATQPIGSTADAPAARKAASSSGGRGLVWGVGLIAVLSLAGNALLWQKLATIQEHLARQSADAGAQAVEARTMARQAQDLARDTAARQAVSDARLSEATLQRGQLEELMQSLSRSRDENLVVDLESALRLAQQQAQLTGSVEPLLAALKTADDRIVRAANPRLAPLQRAIAHDTDRIKAASVTDTPGLLVKLDDLVRQVDDLPTLNAFLPLGPGGNGTVPAPPPVPAVWWHRALDVVYQEARKLLRVSRIDRPEAALLSPEQTFFLRENLKLKLLNARLGLLARQMESARSDLAAANAMLNKYFDPAARKTQATSGLLSQVQAQMKAVELPQVDETLAALATAAAGR, from the coding sequence ATGAATGCTGAGTTCCCCATCGAGCCTGCCGCCGCGCCCGCTGCGGCCGCCTCCGCGCCGGCCACCCAGCCCATCGGCAGCACAGCGGATGCACCCGCTGCGCGCAAGGCGGCCTCGTCGTCGGGCGGCCGGGGACTGGTCTGGGGCGTGGGCCTGATCGCGGTCTTGTCCCTCGCGGGCAACGCATTGCTCTGGCAGAAACTCGCCACCATCCAGGAACACCTCGCCCGGCAAAGCGCCGACGCGGGTGCGCAGGCCGTCGAGGCGCGCACCATGGCGCGCCAGGCGCAAGACCTCGCGCGCGATACCGCCGCGCGCCAGGCCGTCTCCGACGCCCGCCTCAGCGAAGCCACCCTGCAGCGCGGCCAGCTCGAGGAGCTGATGCAAAGCCTGTCGCGCTCGCGCGACGAGAACCTGGTGGTCGACCTCGAATCCGCGCTGCGGCTGGCACAGCAGCAGGCGCAGCTCACCGGCAGCGTCGAGCCGCTGCTGGCCGCGCTCAAGACCGCCGATGACCGCATCGTGCGTGCCGCCAACCCGCGCCTGGCACCGCTGCAGCGGGCCATCGCTCACGACACGGACCGCATCAAGGCCGCCAGCGTCACCGACACCCCCGGCTTGCTGGTCAAGCTCGACGACCTGGTGCGCCAGGTCGACGACCTGCCCACGCTCAACGCCTTCCTGCCGCTCGGCCCCGGCGGCAACGGCACCGTGCCCGCCCCGCCGCCCGTGCCCGCGGTGTGGTGGCACCGCGCGCTCGACGTGGTCTACCAGGAAGCCCGCAAGCTGCTGCGCGTGAGCCGCATCGACCGCCCCGAGGCCGCGTTGCTGTCACCCGAGCAGACCTTCTTCCTGCGCGAAAACCTCAAGCTCAAGCTGCTCAACGCCCGGCTCGGCCTGCTGGCGCGGCAGATGGAATCGGCCCGCTCCGACCTGGCCGCGGCCAACGCCATGCTCAACAAATACTTCGACCCGGCCGCGCGCAAGACCCAGGCCACCTCCGGCCTGCTGTCCCAGGTGCAGGCGCAGATGAAGGCCGTCGAATTGCCGCAGGTCGACGAAACGCTCGCCGCGTTGGCCACCGCCGCTGCTGGCCGTTAA
- a CDS encoding uroporphyrinogen-III synthase has protein sequence MPVRVIVTRPQHDAERWVAELQARGIGAEALPLIDIRPATDPHPVHTAWRQLASYQAAMFVSGNAVQHFYASNRAVAGINPAPAAIDTRAWATGPGTLAALHQAGVDPALIDAPAASAGQFDSEALWQIVGPQVVAGSRVLIVRGGAPGGESAGRNWFARQLDAAGAQVDFVVAYERHPPQWTPAQAQRARQAARDGSVWLLSSSEAIGHLAQRMPADTLAGARAVATHPRIAQAAYEAGFGVVCESRPTLDDVVASIESLA, from the coding sequence ATGCCCGTGCGCGTGATCGTCACCCGGCCGCAACACGACGCCGAACGCTGGGTGGCCGAGTTGCAGGCGCGCGGCATCGGGGCCGAGGCGCTGCCGCTGATCGACATCCGGCCGGCCACCGACCCCCACCCGGTGCACACGGCCTGGCGACAGCTCGCCAGTTACCAGGCTGCCATGTTCGTCAGCGGCAACGCGGTCCAGCATTTTTATGCCTCCAACCGGGCTGTGGCCGGGATCAATCCAGCGCCAGCAGCTATCGATACAAGAGCATGGGCTACCGGCCCGGGCACACTCGCGGCGCTGCACCAGGCCGGCGTTGATCCCGCGTTGATCGACGCACCGGCCGCCTCGGCCGGGCAGTTCGATTCGGAAGCGCTGTGGCAGATCGTCGGCCCCCAGGTGGTGGCGGGCAGCCGCGTGCTGATCGTGCGCGGCGGCGCACCCGGCGGCGAAAGCGCGGGCCGCAACTGGTTCGCGCGGCAACTCGACGCGGCCGGCGCGCAGGTGGACTTCGTCGTGGCCTACGAACGCCATCCACCGCAGTGGACGCCGGCGCAGGCGCAGAGGGCCCGGCAGGCCGCTCGCGATGGTTCGGTCTGGCTGCTCAGCAGCTCGGAGGCCATCGGCCACCTGGCGCAGCGCATGCCCGCCGACACCCTGGCCGGCGCACGCGCCGTGGCCACGCATCCACGCATCGCACAGGCGGCGTACGAGGCCGGCTTCGGTGTTGTTTGCGAGTCACGGCCGACCCTGGACGACGTGGTGGCCTCTATAGAATCGCTCGCATGA